The genomic DNA TTATAAGAAGAGTGTTAATTGTTCTTTAACCGTATTCCAATAATAagattatataacatatatatgaaaattttaaccCCCCACAGCTATTACCATATACTACTTTAAGTTTGTTgatctatatagtatatactactCGTAATTACttgttatattgtgtttttagtaTCCGATGATTGTCAACACTAAGTAGAATTTAGGAATATCTGGTTACACTTGGGAAGCGATGAGATTATCCCATATTTTGGCAAAACAATTtgtaagaaatttgaaaactgaATTAGTAAAATGGATATGAATAAGTTCatcatttttagtttatttggaGTTTATTCTCACAAAAATATACTACAACTACGTGAATGCATTTCTAGAGGGCACACATTCCCAAACCcgacaataaataataaatattagtatgtataactatatataagCGTACCCAACTTCCAAATCGAAGTGGAAAACACAAAGATCCCCACAAAATCCGTTAATGTCCTGTGACTCACTCACACCCAACACAAATAGGTCACTATATAATAGGCTACATATAACTATGCCTAACAAGGTCACTGACATGCACTTCcacaaagtagaagaagaagaagaacatactGGAGAGAGCAGATCATCCTCAAGAACACCGAGAGGGCATTTCGTGGTTTACGTTGACACAAACAAAAAGTTGGAGAGATTTGTGATTCCCACAAGGTTTCTGAAGAGCCCATCTTTCCAGAAGCTTCTTGAAAAGGCTGCCGAGGAGTACGGTTACGCAGAGGCTTACCGTAACAAGATTGTCTTGCCATGTGATGTCTCTAGTTTCCGAAGTCTCGACATGTTCCTGAATTCTCACGGCAAGGGACATTAACCACATGAGCCCACTACTTATACGTATTAGACAGCAATCGGAGATCTCTCACTCGGCGACAACAACAcgacaagaagaaaagagaatgacGCAGTTTAACCTAAAAGAAGCATCTCGTACTTCTTCTTCTGACAACAACACGACAACAAGATGTCTAGACAATGGGCCTAAGTTGAAGCCCACCAAACGAGTCTGGAAATGCAAAACGTCCAAGCCCACCAAAGCTCCTGAGTCCATTAAGGATCCAAGCCCATCtgtaaaagaggaagaagataagaagaaggaagcttCTGGAAAGTTCTCTAAGAATAACAATAATGACAGCTGTCTTCTATTGACCAATAGGTTCAATTGTTTAGAGGATGAGGATACCACCTAAACCTAATGTGAAGACTATATAAATGAATAGAAATGTAATAGCCTCTCTAAGGAGAAATAATGAGAAAAGCCAAGAGCTTACCTTCTTCATTTATGTGTTAATCTCTTGTTACTATCAGTCTGAATGATAAAATGGTCATATATCTCTCATATGCATGtgttataatttgaatttttgtaatGTACTATATATTCTAACTTAATTCAACTACGAGTGTAagatctttaatttatttatcattttcttcaaTATCAGTTCAATGTGTGCGTGTGTTTTTCTTACGCCAATTCAATGTGCTATTGGTTGCTAacttagtatactatgtaaaatgttgttatttattagAAGTTTGAATGTACAGACAAATTTTGGAACTATCTTNTATTTATGTGTTAATCTCTTGTTActatcatggtatcagagcatagTAGATCCATGGATCTCTACTCATTTCCTGCGTTAAACATAACAAACTGTGTTACTCTCAAGTTAACCCAGAAAAACTACATCTCATGGAAAGCCCAGTTTGAATCTTTTCTTTCTGGACAAAGCTTACTTGGTTTCATCAATGGGTCGCATCCAGCTCCACCAGAAGTGATTCCAGTCTCTCTCGCTGCAAGCAAGACCAGTACAGTTCCCAACCCAGATTATGCTGAATGGTTCAGGGCTGACCAGATTGTGCGTGCATGGCTTCTTGGTTCTCTGTCTGAAGATATTCTGGCAGAAGTCTCCGGAACCAAAACAGCTCAAGATCTGTGGTTAGCTCTTGCAAATCACTTCAATAAGGTATCCTCTTCACGTCTTTTTGAACTGCAAAGTAAGTTACAATCTGCTGAGAAACTGGAGAGACCTATAGGCGATTACCTGAGAGACATTAAAAACGTGTGTGAGCAACTAGCTTCCATTGGTAGTCCTGTACCTGAAAAAATGAAGATCTTTGCTGCGTTAAGAGGGTTAGGTAGAGAGTTTGAACCTGTCAAAGTTTCTGTCGAAGGAATGATTGATCTGCAACCCCCTCTTACCTTTGAGGATGTAGCTTCTCGGTTGACTACATACTCCGACAGACTATCAAACTACAACACTGCTACAACTGATGTCTCACCTCATGTGGCATATTTCACGAATTTCTCTGGTCGTGGTAGAGGAAATGGTCGCAATGGTGGTTCCAAAGGTCGTGGAGGATTCTATTCTACAAAAGGTAGAGGCTTTCATCAACAAATCACTCAAGGGTCTTCCTCCGGCAACTCCACTAACACAGACACTAGAGTTATATGTCAGATTTGTGGGAAACTGGACATCCAGCTTTGTCTTGTTGGCACAgatacaacaacagttatcgcCAAGAGGAGCTGCCTCTCGCTTTGACTGCTATGCGAATCACTGATGTCACTGATCACTCCGGTAATGAATGGGTTCCTGACTCTGGCTCCACTGCTCATATCACCAACTCTCACCACAATCTGCAACAATCAATGCCATACCATGGGTCAGATACAGTTATGGTTGGAAATGGTGATTTTCTCCCTATCACTCACACAGGTTCTACTGTTCTGCCAGCTAGCTCAGGTAAACTCACTCTCAAGGATGTTCTAGTTTGCCCTAATATTACAAAGTCTTTGTTGTCTGTGTGGAAACTTACCAATGATTACCCATGTTCTGTTAACTTTGACTGTGATCATGTTCAAATCTTCGACAAGGCAAAAAAGAGGCTGCTGGCTCTGGGAAACAGCAACAGTGATGAAGGTCTTTACGTTCTGAAGGACGATTCAGCTCAAGCTCAAGTGCTCTACTCTTCAAGACAACACTCTGCCTCTGAAGATGTATGGCACATGCGACTGGGGCATCCGAATCCACAAGTCCTCCAGAATCTGTCAAAGACCAATGCAATAGTCATAAATAAAAGTTCCAGTGGCATCTGTGAAGCGTGTCAATTTGGAAAAAGTACCAGACTACCTTTTACTCCTTCAAGCACGACCACCTCAAGGCCTCTACAACGCATTCACTGTGATCTGTGGGGACCTGCACCAATAAAGTCAGTGCAAGGATTTCAGTATTATGTTATCTTCATAGACAATTTTTCTCGTTTTTGCTGGTTGTATCCACTTAAGTTGAAATCAGACTTTCTATCAGTGTTCACTGTGTTTCAAGCTCTAGTGGAAAATCAATTTCAGAataaaattggaagttttcaaTGTGATGGTGGTGGAGAGTTTGTGAGTAATAAGTTTCTAGCTCATCTACAGCAACATGGAATACAACAAATGATTTCATGTCCTCACACTCCTCAACAGAATGGTCTTGCAGAAAGAAAGCACAGACATCTTATTGAATTGGGTCTGGCAATGATGTGTAATAGTAGAATGCCTTACCGGTATTGGGTTGAAGCTTTCTTTACTGCTAACTTCCTCATCAATTTGCTACCAACATCTACTCTCACTGACAACCGCAGTCCTTATGAAGCCCTGCACGGTTGCAAACCAAATTATACATCACTAAGAGTTTTTGGCTGTGCATGTTATCCCACTCTACGTGACTATGCTCAGAATAAATTTGATCCAAGATCTCTCAAGTGTGTGTTTTTAGGGTATAATGAGAAGTATAAGGGATATCGATGCTTACTCATCTCTACAGGGCGTGTGTATATCAGCAGACATGTGTTATTTGATGAACAAGACTTCCCATTCCATTCTGCCTCTTCATCAACACAACAGCTTTGTACTCCACTCCTTCAAGCCTGGCAGAAAAGTCTTCATCAGCAAGTTACACCATCACAAGAAAGGAATGACAATGAATTAAACTCAGTCAATGGTACCTTTCCTCACACAGAGCAGTTTGTTTACAATGAGCATGACTTTCCACCATTGGTTCCTTTGGCTTCACCTACTGTATCTGAAAGGGAGAGTCCTGAGTGTACGGCAGGCTCTGATCCTGTTCCTATTGGCAACAGCTCTCCCGCATCTTCAGGTCCAATAAATGACTCTGAAGGAACCTCTCCACTTGAGGATGCTCCGGATGAAGTTACAGTTACACAAGTGTCAACTCAGTCTGCTTCTCAGGATGAAGACTTATCTACAAATCAAACACAAGCACGTCATAAAATGATCACTAGAGGTAAGGCTGGCATCAGAAAACCAAATCCAAGATATGCTTTACTCACCTCTAAAGTCTCTTACCCAGAACCGAAGACAGTAACGGCTGCACTAAAACACCCAGGTTGGCGAGCAGCAATGGGGGAAGAATATGAGAATTGTGAGGAGGCAGGTACATGGTGGCTTGTCCCACGAACACCTGAAATGCATGTTCTGGGCAGTAAGTGGATTTTTCGGACAAAATTTAATGC from Camelina sativa cultivar DH55 chromosome 2, Cs, whole genome shotgun sequence includes the following:
- the LOC104721976 gene encoding auxin-induced protein 15A-like, with the protein product MSCDSLTPNTNRSLYNRLHITMPNKVTDMHFHKVEEEEEHTGESRSSSRTPRGHFVVYVDTNKKLERFVIPTRFLKSPSFQKLLEKAAEEYGYAEAYRNKIVLPCDVSSFRSLDMFLNSHGKGH